The segment GGAGGGATTTTGATGAATAGGGAAATATTAATATCAGGAATAAGACCTACAGGAGAATTACATTTGGGTAACTACTATGGTGCAATGAAGAATATCCTTGAATTACAGGAAAAGTACAATTCATACTTTTTTATCAGTGATATTCATTCACTAACTACTCACCCTAAACCAGATGATTTAACGAGAAATGTTTTGGAAATTGCTAAAGATTATTTGGCAGCAGGGCTCGATCCAAATAAATCTACATTTTATGTCCAATCCTCGATTGCAGAGGAAATATGTGAATTGCATACTTATTTAAGCATGGTAATGCCATTAGGGGATTTATTACGTTGTCCGACATTTAAGGAAAAAGCAAAAAAACAACCTGATAATGTTAATTATGGATTAGTAGGTTATCCGGTTTTGATGGCAGCAGACATTCTTATACACAAAGGAAAATTTGTGCCCGTCGGCGAAGATCAACTTGTTCATTTGGAAATAGCAAGGACAATTGTACGTAGATTTAACCAACTCTATGGAGATATTTTTCCTGAACCAAGACCTATTATGGAAAATGCTGTTCGTATTCCTTCTCTTTCAGGGAAAGGGAAAATGAGTAAATCAGATAACGCCGACAGTTATATTAGTATGAAAGATGACAATGAAACCATTCAACGAAAAGTAAAGAAGGCATATTCTGATCCCACTCGTATCTATAAACATCAAGCAGGTAACCCTTCAAAAGAGGGGTGCAACGTTTATCATTTACACACTTATTTTACTGAAAAGGAAATGTTAGAAAAGATTCAGCTCCAATGCAGTAATGCGACTATAGGGTGTGTACAATGTAAATCCATTCTATCCGATTCAATCAATTCAATCGTTGAACCGTTTAGGGAAAGAAGAGAAAAATTGTCAGACAGTTATGTATATGATGTTTTAGCACACGGACGAATGAAAGCGAAAGAGTCATCACAAAAAGTTATCAGTGAAGTTAGAAAGGCAATTGGATTAAGGATGTTTTAAGTGATTTAATAAGGTGTATCGAATAGTGATACACCTTTTTCTTCATCAATTTATTAACGGTTTATGAGTCAGTCAAGACTTTGTGGAGAACATTTTTTCGGTTCACTACGGGTGTTGTCAATCACTAGTTAGCGAACCATTTTCAGGAATTCATATCGTAAGCGCTTTCGGACTCTCATCCCTCATCTCGAGGCGATGATACGATATTCCATTTTTTTACACCCAACCACCATCCCGGAGCGCCGACAACGCTTGATGGATCGGCGTCCCGGATGACCGCTGCAGACACGGTAGATTCTGACGCACCACATCTGCCCATAACCGTCCGGCCTTCCGTTTGGCCTGTTCGATCCGCTTGGACTTTGTTGAGGCCGAGGCTGCCGTTCGGGTCTCTTCTTCCTCCACCAACTGCCCATTTCTCCGCCAAATCCCGTCGATTCGGGCTGCCATCGCCCTCAGAAACGCCCGAAGCCCTTGGTCTTTCCAGCTGCGGCGGGATTTCACCCGATGCGCAAATCGGCTCATCACACTCTCCGCATGGCCCATCGGACGCATGCCGGTCGTCTCCACCCCTTGCTCCGACAGCCACTCCCGATAGTCCCGGATGCATCCCGGCATCGACTCGATCCGACGGATCATGGCAGCCATCTGCTTCTCTTTCGCTTCGTCCTCCAACGTGCCGACCGCGCTGTTCAGCTCCACGAGAAGCCCCTCTTCGTCTTGTTTCGCCAGCTTCTTCCGCACCTCCCGCCAACGCGGGTGGCCGGACAGACACTGACGAAGCTCCCGCGCCACATGAAATCGATCCAGCTGAAAGCACGCCCGCTTCCCAAAATACTCCCGGCAGGCCGTAATCCAGGATGCCGCGTCGCCGTTGATGATCAAAAGGTCCCGGCACGGGTCATAGGCATATTCGTTCATCAGCCACTCTTCAAACCGTTCCCACACGTCTCCCGCCCCTTCATGGAGGTAGTGGCGCCGGTTCACGAGCTCGAGCTGCGAACCGTTTCGTTTCCATCCCTCGTGAACCGCCAGGATTTTCTCTTCTTTCGCCCGTTTCCCTTTCCCCTGGCGGGAAATAAACAGTCCATCCGCCTCCACAAACAGCACCCGGCCGTGCCGTTGGGAAACAGGGCGGTGCAGCGAGACAGGGGCCTCCAGCACCAGTTGGCGAATCGCCTCGTGGCTCATGACCGCATACCCCACGATCGACTCGAGTGTGCGGGCTGCTTTGCGGTAGGAAGAGCACTCTACGGCCAACTCGACCGCCGTTTCCTCGAGGCAAGGGCTGATCGACTGCGCTCCATCAAAGCCCAGTTCGGCATCCAGCAAGAAGGTATAGTTCCCCGTTTGCCGGTCATAGTAGTAGTTCCGTCGAAACGTCACTTCTCCAAACAGCGTTTGGATCGTAGTCGGCCGTTTGTCTTTCAGCTGATACCGGCGCTTGTCCCGCGCTTCCGCCAGTTGTTGATCAATCTCCTCCAAAAGGGCCGCCAACAAGACAGCGAACACCTTTTGAAGAGTTCTGACTAATTGTTCCTCCAGCTCTTTTAATAAAGGCCATTCTGTGGTAAGATGTTTCATGGACTCTCTCCCTCCTGTTTTATGGATGTTGGTCATCACCATCATAGCAGGGAGAGAGTCCTTTTTGCATGACATTTGCTTTTTTCTACCGCGCTTCGCTTGGTGGCCCCGACGAGCGTCGCGAACAAAAGTTCGCAACCCTCGTCGGGGATCATTTCGGAATGTCACCCACAAATATTTTACTCACACGATCACTCCTCTTCTCAACTATTCATCTTCCCGATGCCTTTCATATGACTGTCTGATCAGAAACATCGCATAGTCGATTTCATCTAAAGAAGAAACGCCAAATTCAACGTCACCGTTCCCCCAACGACCGAGGTTACTCACATCTTTACAAATACCTCGAGGATCCTGTATTTCATCGAATGGCATATTTAAGCTTAACCGCAGTCTGCTTTTCTGCGGCACAATATCGACGAAGTTTGTTGACATCTTAAAAGCAATGTATAACTTTTTGAACTCCATGCGAACCGAGCTGTCCAGGTTACAAATTCGTTTGCTCAATTCCTCGAATAACGCCAACATATCTCCCTGTAATTCAGGGTGATCGGCAATCGTATAAGTCACACTATCATTTTCGGAGCCTTTCTTTCGGTATTTAGCCAGAATATCATCCGATAGCTGTGGGTATTCCCAGACTTTTAACGCCAAATTTGCAAGAAGCTCTGCACGTTTGAGGATTGCCTCCTCATTCCAAGTTTCAAGTTTGGCTAGTTCTCTGTTTAACCTCAGCGGGCTGTCTGCAAACCCGCCTTCCATATCCCGTTTTTCCTTAAACGGCCGATCACCGAGCTCGGAATTATATCGGGTCAGTGTCAGGTTGCCCAGCGTATGAAGATACGTTTTGTGCACCTCTTCCCAATTTGGCCCCAAATCCCGTCTCCACTCTGGAGACAAGTTTGGATTTTGCGGCATGATGTGTTCAATCGTATAGGCTTCGATATCAATAATCTCTTTCCGATTGAAATTTTCCAGCTTCCGAAGCAGGTAATTTCGATTACGGAAATT is part of the [Flavobacterium] thermophilum genome and harbors:
- the trpS_1 gene encoding Tryptophan--tRNA ligase, translated to MNREILISGIRPTGELHLGNYYGAMKNILELQEKYNSYFFISDIHSLTTHPKPDDLTRNVLEIAKDYLAAGLDPNKSTFYVQSSIAEEICELHTYLSMVMPLGDLLRCPTFKEKAKKQPDNVNYGLVGYPVLMAADILIHKGKFVPVGEDQLVHLEIARTIVRRFNQLYGDIFPEPRPIMENAVRIPSLSGKGKMSKSDNADSYISMKDDNETIQRKVKKAYSDPTRIYKHQAGNPSKEGCNVYHLHTYFTEKEMLEKIQLQCSNATIGCVQCKSILSDSINSIVEPFRERREKLSDSYVYDVLAHGRMKAKESSQKVISEVRKAIGLRMF